In the Prionailurus viverrinus isolate Anna chromosome A3, UM_Priviv_1.0, whole genome shotgun sequence genome, AAAAGCACCTCTATTGATTGATCTGGAAGAAACACCATGAAAACTATTCTCACCCCCATCTCTCCTATTAGGCCTTCCAATATCCAACATGGTGCATGTCTGCCTCCATTGGAAATGGGGAATAACTACCAGAAAGCCTTTCAGGAGTGATTTGTGTGACATTGTCATGGGAGTGTgcgaccgggggtggggggcgcacaTGTAATTTTTCCAGATGGAAAGGTCTATGACATATATGATGAGTCAGTAAGAAAATGGGATATTTGAGAAATTTGCTTTCCctgcaactttattttattttattttttttaacgtttatttatttttgagacagagagagacagagcatgaacgggggaggggcagagagagagagagacacagaactggaagcaggctccaggctctgagccatcagcccagagcctgacgcggggcttgaactcacggactgtgagatcgtgacctgagctgaagtcggtcgcttaaccgactgagccacccaggcgcccctccctgcaACTTTAAATGGGTTATGCAGTTAAGGAAGCCTGGAACATGGAGCATCTCATTGCATAGGAAGCAAGAGCAGATCCCCTCCCCTTGGGATGCAGGACAATATATCAAGAAGAGGACActcacctcctccttctctgggCTGTTCCTAGATTCCACCTCCACCTGCAGGGAAATGGTTTCTCCAATGCTCTTCCTCTTGGATAAGCGGTCCTCATCTGGGAAAGGGAAGCCCAGACGCTAGAGTTCGCAGGGCTCAGAGTGAGCCAGGATCACACCTCTAGCaccatctcccctgcccccacctttgCCTGGCCCACAGTCCTCTGAGAGCTCAGTATACACCAAGGTGACAGCTGGTTTATCGAAGGCTGCCGGCCTCCTCTGCTCATCTTAGGGTGGTGGGTTTAGTTCTTCGTGGTTAAGATTTTGAAATCATCAATGAGCACAAAGAAGCTGCTCATGACCAGAGAGCACATGTCACCTGGAGTAAGTGTCATCCACTCACAGCGCAAGTAGCTAGCTGTCACTGGTGAAGCACTTGCTAAAGTGCATTTGCCTTTATTGTTTCACGCACGTCTCACACCAACCCTCTAAGGCAGGTGTGGTTAATCCCAATTTTATAGTCAAGGAACCCGAAACCCAGAGATGCCAGGAGACTTGTCTAAGATTTTTCAGGAAGTGAGCTGCAGAGAACTGGGTCTCTGATTCTATACCACAGCCCATGTGGGCACTTTCTGGCTCAATAGGGCCTCTCTCGGCCACAGGCCAGCCTGTCTCATGGGCCACGTTCCCCAGGGATCCTGCCCTGAGGAGAAGAGGCTGGGGAATCAAGAGGATCTCACTGTGTCTTTCAGCTCTTGGGTGACACGCAAGGTGCCGGGGAGGCGACCTACGGACACACAAGTCCCTCACTCTCAGGACCCTTCctggtggggaagaggcagaggcaggcttGGAAGTCCTTGCACGGGGCTCCTACCTGTCAGCTGAGGGATGTAGGGCAGGCAAAGCCTGTCTGAATTGTAGCCGCTGCCCCCCAGGACTTCACTGATCTTGCTCTGGCGGAAGAGGAGCTCAATCACTACTCCATCAAGATTTTGAGACAACCTGGGagccaaagaaggaaagaggcaaCCAGAGTGATTTCCTAATGACTCTCCTTGTTACACAAGGAACATCCATCATACAAAATGAcagggaagcagaaggaaaagaaaaccacccATAGTCCCACCCTTCAGAGACAACATCATTACATGTTGTGCAGAATACCTCAGCCACGTActtgtatgcacacacacacacacacacacacaccaccccaccccctaaGTTCCTGTTCTGTGATCGATTTTATCCACTGATTACACAGCACCTGCTTCCCATTAACTTTTCTTCCAAAACATTGCAGTGGAAAGGCCATGGTCCATAAAGCTATATTAATAATATCATAAACCCCTATTGTTggacattttgttttttcccagtaTTTTCCTTGAGTTCCTCTGAGGCTCAAGTGACACTGGCCCACAGACTTCAGTCCCAGAATGCCACCTGGATCGATCCAGTGTCTTGTAGGAACGGCTCCTCCAAGATGCACGTCCCATGGGCTTGGGCAAGGCTCCCAGAGGGCATGTCACATACTCTATCGCACAACGCACCGACATGGCTCGAGGAGTGGATTACGGCCACGTGAGGAAGGCCACACTTGACCCAGGACTTCTGGGCCACAGGCAGGGTCCAATTTCAGCCCTTAAGCCCATAGAAGCCTCAGCTCCTGGCTTCAGACCCCTTACCCTCTACTCAGCTACCTTGGGTGTCCTTGATCATGTCCCAAGTATGCTCCTCACCTAGGCCTCTCCACAAACACGTCCTCAGGGAGCATGTACGGAGCCTCTTTCTTCCTGGTCTCTATCACCTGGAGTTGGGAGGAAATCACCTGAGAGCTGGGTTTGCCAGGGAGGGGGAGCTCTGCATAGGCAAATGACGTTGCTCTCCCTCTAGACGTTGCTTCCTCCAGCAAACTCCCTGGCAGAGCCCTTTACCGATAGGCTCCTGAGGGATAAACTCAGATCCACAGGGGTCCTCAGGGCAGGCAGACTGCTCAGGCTATCCCCAATGACACATGACATATATGCATTAAGTGTCCTGCAAATGCAGGTGCTTAGCCCCCCAAGGGACTGCGGTTTCTGGCTCCTGTGCCCTACTTCCGCTTTCTATGTGAACAGGAAAAGGGAGGCTAAGACATACCATCCCCCCCAACCCAGGTGCACTGCAAAAACATCCTGAGGGACAGTCACAGGAGGAGTTTCCCTCAGTACCCTTTGCAAATTTTTGACGGGAAAGGTGGAAGTTACCAAGACGCAAGCAGGGGGAGGATAGCAGGTGCACAAGTCTGTGCAGGAGGCGAGGAAGCCACGATGCTGCTATTTTAATGAAGAGGATGTCAGGGCATTGCCTTTCCTGCACCCCCTCATTGGCCCATGCTGGGCGGCACAGTGACACAgcaccctcccccatccccccagcacccccaagCCAGCTGAGACTGGaggtttcccattttctttcattttgctaGTGTATTTTAAAGTTAATCGTAGACACTATCCCATTCCACCTGTAAATACTACAGTGGTTTTTATTATTGTGGTttgctttccttattttgtttttttttttaagtttattttgagagagaaagcaaggtaggggcagagagagagaatcccaagcaggctccgcaccgtcagcacagagcccgatgtggggctcgatctcacaaactgtgagatcatgacctgagctgaaagagtTCAACGCTTAAacagctgagccagccaagcatccctgttggtttgtttttaaatttttattttattttattttttagagagagagcccatgagtaggggagggagagaaaggggtgggggggggggagaaaatcccaagcaggtgccacactcagtgtggagcccaatgtggggctcaaactcacaaccctgggatcatgaccttagctgaaatcaagtcgggcgctgaactgagccacacaggcacctcttgttgttgttgttgttgttaagtaggCTCCAATGCAGGGTTtaaactcacgatcctgagatcaagacctgggctgtgatcaagagtcggatgctcaactgactgagccacccaggtgccccaatacttcagtgtgttttaaaatgtcttttggggggcgcctgggtggcgcagtcggttaagtgtccgacttcagccaggtcacgatctcatggtccgtgagttcgagccccgcgtcaggctctgggctgatggctcagagcctggagcctgtttctgattctgtgtctccctctctctctgaccctcccccgttcatgctctgtctctctctgtcccaaaaataaataaacgttgaaaaaaaaaattaaaaaaaaaaaagaaaaaaaaaataaaatgtcttttgggGGCAAATGAGGACATGTGATTATAGATTGGGTATTAGATAGCACCAAGGCATTACCGATAACTTAATCAGGTATGTTAATATCATGGCAATGATGTTGGAAGGTGTCCATATTTTCATGAGGCACAATGCTGATATATGTAGGGGTGAAAGGACATGATAGctgagatttgctttaaaataagaaaaagaaaacaagatagaTGAAGCAAACATGGGAAAACCTTCATAACTCTTTAATCTGCATGGTTCTACTCACACTGCTTTTGTGATATTTGAAAACTTTCAgaataaaacttttctaaaaagtagtttcaggggcacctgggtagctcagtcagttaagtgaccaacttcagctcaggtcgtgatctcacagtctttgagttcgagccccgtgtcgggctctgtgctgacagctcagagcctggaccctgcttgagattttgtgtttccctggctctctgcccttccccgctcatgccttgtctctctccatctctcaaaaataaagaaatgtttaaaaaaaattttttttaagtagttttagtCCCAAATCACACGAGAGGCATGTGTACCTATGTCTCTGGGAGTGAGGGCAGCACAGAGGGACAGGAAGTCAAGGTGGGCAGGTAGCAGCAGGTGAGGAAGGGGTATAGGTTCTTGCCTGTGGCGGACCCCACCATGCTATGTCATGTTACCCAGGAGGAAATGCTACTTCTAGGAACTCCTCACTGTCCCTAGTTCTTCCGTCAACCCTTCCTCAATGCCTGGACTGAGCACAGGGCTTATACAATTAAGGAAAAGTTATTCTGGGGAAACCCAGGGTTGAGGGGCTCCTGAGCTGTCGGGGCCACAAGGACACCAACCTCATGGATGTGCTGGCAGAAGGCAGGTACTGTTGTGAGCTGGCTGATGAGGTTCAGGTAGGCTGCACCCAGCGCGTAGAGGGCACAGCGGTTGTATACAGGCAGGTTCTCTTCATTGACCTGGGCCACATCCTGTGGCAACACAGAGGGGCCCTGGAGTTTCTTCACTGACAAATTATACCGgtgccccccttcccccaacctccCCCAACCTTCTTTACAGATGGCCCATTTCTCTAGACTAAGCCTTTTCCAGCATTTGCCCCATAACTTGCTGAGAGACAGAAGTCATCCTCATTACAGCTGAAGTGAATCATCCCTAGAACGATCCATGAGCTGGAGGCTCATAAGTACTTGAGTAGAGGGGTATTGACTTCATTCTCCACTTTGCAGTTCCAGCTTTGGTGACCTTGACGGTCCAAACCTTCATCATTAATCCTACCTCTAGGATGCTGTGTCCTTCAATATAGACCTTGAATGATTCTTGGGGGACCGGACTGGATTGCTAAACTGGGTCCATATGTTAAGTTGAAAAAGAAGCAACAGTTACTAGGGATTGGGACACAAAGGAATCTCAGATTCTAGGCTGAACACCATCATAGCAGCTGGGTTGGCCTTGCAGGATTCAAGGCAGCACTGGTGGCCACCACTCAACTCCCAGATTTGCCATAATTCATGCTCCTAGGGTGGGATACAATGCCCACCTAGCTGCAGGACCTCGGAGACCCTGGTCTTTTGAGGTCTGGGACCCACCCCAGATCCCAGCATCGTTGACAGTATACTTCCACCCAGAAAGACTCTGCAAGTCTGGAGCCCTCTGTGGTGAAGCATGGCTCTCTTAAGAGTCGTGATGGAGCCTTGTTGAGTCTCCAAGTCCCAGAGCTTGGGGGTAGAACTAggaacatgtatttttaataaatgctatGGTAATTCTGAGGCACAGCCAGGCTTGGGGATCAGACGATCTTTAGACAAAGTTTGTTTTGGGATCACGCGGAGCTTATATGAGCGCCCTCTTGATAGTCCTTGGGGTCTCATTCGGACCTTGCGAGACTCAAAACACTAGGGGCTAAAGGGTGTTTTTGAAAGACCCCATTCCCTGGGTCTCCTTTAGCCTGAGCCATGACTGAAGCACTCTTTGGTGGTTTCCCGAACAGAACCACGGCTTGTGGTCTCTGGAGGAAGGGCCAACCAAGGGTGCCGTATTCCCAGGCTTGGGGATTGCTGTTGAGCCACTTCTACTTGGTGCTGTCATGAGTGCTTGGCCCAAACCGGTCCCCTGCCCTGTTCCCAACCCCTATGCGCTGCCCACACCAGGTCCCACCTGAACAGCCAGCACCAGGCGGATGAGgtccaccaccacctcctcatTGGCCAGCTCAATGCTGATGAGGGCCAGCAAGCCATAGAGAGCCTCGTAGTGCTTCTGTATGTTCGTCTCCTCCTTACAGCTCAGGTAGATGTGTCTGTAGAGCTGCTGGGagtgctgggtggggggaagggtgggggcaaGGGCACAGTGGGTGGGTGGAGAAAGGAGGGGCAAGGAGATCGGGGAGGAGGACTAATCTGCAGGCGGTGCCACAGCTGggtgcccctcccacctccaccctccgGGAAAggatgccttctctctctctctctctcttttaagttttatttatctaaGTAATCTCTccgcccaacgtggagctcgaactcatgaccccaagatcaagagtcattcttccaactgagccaggcaggcaccccaggGAGAGCACGGCTTTAGAGCAGACCCCAGTGGAAGCCACTGCGCAGGAGGACACGTCTAAGGAAGGGTGAGTGCAGTGAAACCAGCAATAGAAGCTGCTGCCCAAATCCAGCTGTGTGCAGAGGTCCATAGCCCAGCCCGGGACTGGCTCACCAGCAGTGCTCCTCACTCCGGCCTCAGTGTTGAGGGTGACCCTGGGGGCTTGACCCTCCGAGGGGTCAACTGGTCATCCCCACTAAGCAAACtcaaagagggagagagccggCCTGGGGACAGGGGTCAGCACTGACTTGGGGTTTGGGAGGTGGGAGTCCACAGAGCCTGGCCCACCTGGGGTTCCTTGGGCCTTACGGTCACACTTGCTAACCTTCTTCATGAAGACGGTGTCCTGTCGGGAGCACTTGTCCACTTTCAGTTTCAGGACAGAGATGTCGCTAAGGGTACTGGGAGGGGACACAAGCGGCTACTATGGGAATTGTCCTCTCACCTGGGTGTGACACCTATCGGGAGCCTTCTGCCCCATCACACACCAACTGGAGGGGAGACCCCCAAGTTCACCTGATGGTAGAGAACTTGTGGCGGTTGCCATGACGATCAATGAAACTGATGAGAATCTCCAGAACAAAGAGACGGATCTCTGCGTCCTCCATGAGGGCGGTGGACAGAAGGCGGTCGAGGAAGTTGCTGGGCAAGGCTGACATCATGTTGTTGCACTGGAAACCTGTGGATACCTGCAAGGGAGCCCAGCACGGCTGCGCTCAGGAACGCTGGCCCTTTCCATGCAGTGAGGAGATGGGGAACAGCCAGCAGAAGTGGGGTTTAAAGCACCCAACCTCTCTAGCCATCACGCAGCCCAGCTCCCCTTGGCCTCCACCCTAGGCCCTGAATGCCTGTGGCAACTTTTCTGAACATGCCAACAACCACCTAGACAAGTTTTAAGTTGTTAAAAGCAAGCAAGGGCTAAGCacttgcggggggtggggggggccggGAACAGGGAGCCTCTGAACCTAATGTTCCAGCCGTCAGGGCTCAGCTGATGAACACCCGCCAGGAACACAGCGTTGCATTAAGAGCAAGGACAGTCGCAAAGACATGGCGAGACAGTGGAAGAACTTACAGCTGGGGTGAGGAACCAAAACCCACACAAGGGCAACAACCATTCCATTCCATCTTTTCTATGTGGCCATACTGGGGATCTTCTGATGCAAGCCAGGGGGCATCAGTAGACACATCACACGTGATGTTGTCAAAGCATTCAAAAGCCGCAAAACGTATTCACTGTTAAGTCCATATTGGAAAATGATGCCTTTGATGACTCAGCAGGCCCTTGAGGATTTAGCAGAGCCTGGTGGCTTCAACAGTAAACATCCActgaaggggtgtgtgtgtgagagtgcaAACCGTCACCTTGATAAGGTGCTGGGTACAATAAGGATAATGAGAGTAAACTCAGCAGGAATGGCAGGAGCACACAGACCGAGGAGGTAACCAGATGTGGGCGGCGTCGGCATGAAAAGCCTTTATAAAAACCTAGTGAAATGAACAGCATGGGCTAGGGAGAGGGAAGGCAAGGCATGAATGAGAGTAACTGGGCTGTGCAGATTGGCGTGGCTGGAACAGAAACTGGGGCTAGGGATGAGATGACGAGTCAAGAGAGGGAAAGGtgactgggattttttttttaaatttttttttttttttagtgtttatttatttttgagagacagagagacagagcaggagcaggagaggggcagagagagaggaagacacagaatccaaagcaggctcagcacagagcctgacgcatggcttgaattcacaagctgtgagatcatgacctgggcggaggtcagatgcttaaccgactgagccacccaggcgccccggcgaCTGGGGATTTTCTGCCTTTAGTCTGAGAAGTTTGAAACCTAGAGGCACATCAGTTGTAAGCCGAGACCTACTATTTGAAAAGGAGCAGCATGTGGGGAACAgtatttctagaaaattcttgTTGTGGTTGTGTATTTATGATTGGTGAGGACAGATGGAGATAAGGGCAATGATGAGAATAATCTAGTTATGAGATGTCCAGAGCTTAGGCAGGACTGTGCATGAGAACACCTGGGGGGCCTGTTACAAATACAGATTCCAGGACCCCACTCAGACTGAGGGCTCAACGTTTCTAGGGAAGCTCTATATATTTTAACAAGTTGGTCACGGAGATGGCATTTGAGAACAATGAATCTGGACTCCGGTGATGGCtgcaaggatgtagagaagaggaatgtaaaacactgatgaaaggaaaGATAGTGGCTGGGAGACTGGAATGGGCACAAGTGCTGAAGGGGAAATAGGTGGAAGGGACCCAGGCAGGTatttggaaggggaaaaaaaggcaggaacCAATAGATTCTAACCCAGTACAGAGACGATGTTTGAGTGACAAGGCGATCCGTAGCTGATAAGGAACCTTTGTGAAAATTTGGAACACATGCCCTGCCTGCCTTGGATGACCCAGGTCTGTGGATGCCCAGACTGCTAGTGAGTTTAACACAGGCTGGATTTCAGCCCCCTATTCACCCTTTTGATTGGGCATATTTGTGCAGTGTGCAACCCGCACAGCTGTATGTGGTAGCCTTCTCTTGGTCCCTTGGGAAGGAGCTGCCTCCTGTAGAGGCTTAGTAGGAACGGGGACAGGAGAGGCTCACCTGAAGGAGGGATTTCAGCAGCATAATCTGGGTCAGCCGGTTCCTGTTCTCTCTGTAGACCAGACACAAATACTCACCAGGATGGTGATGTGGGCAGAGACCCCACACTTGCCTGCCCCGTTCCCCTTGTGATTAGATTCTCCATGAGGTTTATCTTGTTGAGTTACTCGGGACAGTTGACTTGCAGAGCCAGGAAGCAGACCAGAGAATTAATGGCTTGCCCCAAAGGTGGGAGGCAGTTAGTGGTGGGGCAGCCTGAGGAACTGTTGTGGGGTCCAAGGATCCCACTAAGGGCTGCTGAGGGATTTGAGAGTAGAAGGAGAGAAGTGAGGGCATAACCAGGAAAGTCAAAGTGGACAAAGGGGTCAGCCAGAAAACACTGGAAGGGCAGCTGGGGTGGAATGggcaagagaggaaaaggggaggaCGGCTGGTAGGCTTACCCGGTCTTCCCCGTCTCCATGGGATGATGCAGGGAAGGCAGTGGGACCTTGCTCATGATGAAGAGTATCACCTCGGAGCGCTGATAAGTCGGCAATGTGCTGGCAAAGGAGCCTGCAGGAAAGAGATGGTGGAGGGGGTTGGCCCAGGTGAGGCCCACAGCTGCCCGggtctcagatgaggaaactaccGCCCAGAGTGCAGCGGCTGTGTCTCTAAGGAAGAGAAGTAAGGCAAGCAGAGGGAGAAACCTAGATGACTCCAGGGGGCTCTTCCTAACTCCAGCTCCTTCACTTGTCGCCCAGGCTGCGGTTGGCTAGCGTccctgggaaggagaggggagccaACGGTGCTAAGCCAGCAAGGCTCCGAAGTGATGGGCCCTACGAGCCGGAGGGGTGACTCTACGGTTCTCCCCTTGGCAACCACGTGCACATCCGTggcctttcccctttcctccttcctgccttttctcttccttctcgcCTCCCCTCCCATCGCTCCAACGGGGAAGCATCAGAGAGGCCGGCCGGGGACTGGGGTGCAGAAGAGTTCGCCGCTCTCAGCCTCTGATCTGAAGTCCAGCCCAGCAACCCACGGACATCGCTCTGTGCTCTCCCTCAGGCCAGAACCCGGCCAGGCCGTGAGCCGTGCGCGCCGCTGACCGACTCCATTTTCTCCAACGTCCGCGAATAACGCGATTTGCCCGGAGGAGCTGGTGACCCTCATCCCAGCGCCCCAGCGCGCCGCTGGTGGAGGCCGCCGCCCGCCCCACCCAACTCGGGTCGGACCCCGCAGCGGCGCCCGGTCCCGCccaccaggccccgcccctcgccgGGCCCCGCCCACTCAGGCCCCGTCCCCGGGCCCACCTATGGTCTTGATAACAGCCTCCTGGAACATGCGCTCTTCGTGCTCCTTGATGATCTTGGTGCCCAGGCTGATGGCCCCGTCGTAGCTCCCGGTCAGGGCGTAGTCGATGCTGAGCCGCAGCTGCCTCAGTAGAGTGTTGAACATCTCCAGCACCGTGGGCCCTGAGCACAGTGGGTGGGAGACCCGAGATCCAGGGCTGGAACCTTCGGCCCGCCCTGCGTTCCAGCCAGgggcttcctcttcctctgcacccCGCCCCGGCTGACTGCTTTCTAAGAAAACCGGCTCTGACGCCTCCCTGCGCTCCCTTGCCCTTTTCTGGAAGGGGAGGCAGCCTCCTGCCAGGGGCAGCTCTTTGTCCTTGGAGGCTTCCCAGCCCCCACACGCTGTCACCCAGGGCCCCCTTACCGACAGAGCCGGTGGCGGCGATGACGGCAGCTTCCGACAGGACCTCCACGATGCCCGCCCGCACCGTGGCCGCGCTGCGGCTGTtggcatccaggtggctcaggaGCTGCTGGATAACCAGGTGGGAGTGCTGCGGCTGGGGGGAGGAAGACGTGCTGGCCCCAAACAGCAACCCCCACGCGGCCTCTGCGCCAGGGCAGCCCTCGACTGGGACCCAAAGGCCGGGGTGGACAAAAGTGAGGTCCTGAGGCGGGCGGGCACTGGAGGTGGTGCCCAGATACCCTGGTTCCTTCTCCTCAGTCCCTCTCCCTTGGTCCAGCAGGAGCAGAGCCCAGTCCCAGTGGCCACCTGGATTGCCACGGTTGTCCTGGGCCCTTCCGCCTCAAGTGGGTCAAaagtcagttttaaaatattgtcttccttttcctcGTTCCTGGGTCCCAGGTTATATTGATAAGGGCCACCTAGGCCACAGGGTTTATTTAGTCCGGTGCTGCACAAAGCGTAGCCCAATTACAGGGGGATAGTACAGAAATTGAGAGTAAGTGTTTAGTAAGCGATGTGAGAAGGCCATGCATGGCAGCCAAGTGTGGTCTGTGGGCTCGTATTTTGCATGagattttcatttactttttctaagAATTCTCACTAATTGTATTTTAGACAGTATTGATCTGTGCTGTATCAGAAAGAAAACGAAAACTGCCCTTCCTCTCAGCTAGATCGAGCAGCACGTGTAGACACCTAGGGGCTCAGGAGAAGTCACAGAGGACAGCTGGCTTTCTCCTTTGGTGCACTGTCCTGCTCCCAGAGGCGCCCTCGGCCAGGAGGACAGGCTGGACAGGGAGCCACCGTACCTGAATCGAGTACATGATGATTTTAAAGCAACGGATGGCGAACACCTTGGGTTCCCAAAGAGAATGGTTGTCCAGATGGCTGTGCAGGAGAAAACATGGGGGGACGACTATGAAATGCAAAGCAACGTTGGGGAGGAGAGACAAACTTGCCGGCGGAGCGGCCTCCCGAGAGACccagccccacgcagggctcccCGGTAAGTGAGGAAGGGCTTGTAGGTGGCAGTGAGCGGAAGGAATGAGGGACCCCCGGGCAGTCCCACAGCAAGAGCTGGAGGCAAGCCGAGGAACAGAATTCCACCGCTGTGGACTGAGGAATGAAGCCAGGCACCCAGCTTCAGTTTTGGGGGCCTCCTACCAACTCTTGTCCCCGACACTGCGCACGGCCACCGTGTGATGGCTTCTGCTGTCACGGCGCAGGGAACGCAGGCACAGACAAGGGACCGACTTAGCCACGGCACCACAACCGTAACACCTCTTTCCCCTGTCTCCGAGTCAGCAAGATGCCAGGACCCCGACCGGTTCtctgagggctggggctgggggcaggggtcacTCACATGAGGACAGGCTTGATGGCATTTTTGATGTTGCCAAAGGCGGCCCGGCCCAGCAGTTCCCGAAGGCACCTCTCGGCCAGCTCTGCTGggttctccttctccttctctggcGCTTGGAGGGGCGAGGGGGAGCGGCTGCGGAAACACGCGGTGTGTGGGTAATACGGGACAGAAGGCAAAGCCGGAGTCGGGTTTGGCGCAGCCTGAGTATCTGCACTGCATCCTGGCAAGCGGTGGCAGGAGGACAGGCAGGGATTTGACGTGGGCTACGTGAGGTAGCTCCATGAGGGAGACTTCATGGCCGTCGGAGATTAAATAGGGTAAAGAAGCCCAGGGTGGAGGAAGATCAtgagagaaggggtcagattCTCTTTCTGGAAATCCATGAGGACAGGCTTGATGTGTCCCTGTGGGAAGGACAGATACCCTGCGCACCATGGGCCTGGTGAGGCACAGACCACGAGTGTCTCCGTGCCCCcaagctggggaaggaaaaagatgagGCACACAGAgtaagagaaagcaaaagaaagtgggtgagaggagggaggaaaaagagagaggcatgGTGGTTACCTCAGATGTGACTCAGTGGTACCGAAGTCACAGGGGCTGGGCTCAGATCTGGACAGAAGAAGGAGCCCCAGGCCTCTGGGCCCTGAGACCACC is a window encoding:
- the EFR3B gene encoding protein EFR3 homolog B isoform X4, coding for MKGRRRRRWLQATGRRGLPGGARPAEMYGVCGCCGALRPRYKRLVDNIFPEDPEDGLVKTNMEKLTFYALSAPEKLDRIGAYLSERLIRDVGRHRYGYVCIAMEALDQLLMACHCQSINLFVESFLKMVAKLLESEKPNLQILGTNSFVKFANIEEDTPSYHRSYDFFVSRFSEMCHSSHDDMEIKTKIRMSGIKGLQGVVRKTVNDELQANIWDPQHMDKIVPSLLFNLQHVEEAESRSPSPLQAPEKEKENPAELAERCLRELLGRAAFGNIKNAIKPVLIHLDNHSLWEPKVFAIRCFKIIMYSIQLLSHLDANSRSAATVRAGIVEVLSEAAVIAATGSVGPTVLEMFNTLLRQLRLSIDYALTGSYDGAISLGTKIIKEHEERMFQEAVIKTIGSFASTLPTYQRSEVILFIMSKVPLPSLHHPMETGKTGENRNRLTQIMLLKSLLQVSTGFQCNNMMSALPSNFLDRLLSTALMEDAEIRLFVLEILISFIDRHGNRHKFSTISTLSDISVLKLKVDKCSRQDTVFMKKHSQQLYRHIYLSCKEETNIQKHYEALYGLLALISIELANEEVVVDLIRLVLAVQDVAQVNEENLPVYNRCALYALGAAYLNLISQLTTVPAFCQHIHEVIETRKKEAPYMLPEDVFVERPRLSQNLDGVVIELLFRQSKISEVLGGSGYNSDRLCLPYIPQLTDEDRLSKRKSIGETISLQVEVESRNSPEKEERVPAEEITYETLKKAIVDSVAVEEQERERRRQVVEKFQKAPFEEIAAHCGARASLLQSKLNQIFEITIRPPPSPSGTITAAYGQPQNHSIPVYEMKFPDLKEGSST
- the EFR3B gene encoding protein EFR3 homolog B isoform X5, whose protein sequence is MEKLTFYALSAPEKLDRIGAYLSERLIRDVGRHRYGYVCIAMEALDQLLMACHCQSINLFVESFLKMVAKLLESEKPNLQILGTNSFVKFANIEEDTPSYHRSYDFFVSRFSEMCHSSHDDMEIKTKIRMSGIKGLQGVVRKTVNDELQANIWDPQHMDKIVPSLLFNLQHVEEAESRSPSPLQAPEKEKENPAELAERCLRELLGRAAFGNIKNAIKPVLIHLDNHSLWEPKVFAIRCFKIIMYSIQPQHSHLVIQQLLSHLDANSRSAATVRAGIVEVLSEAAVIAATGSVGPTVLEMFNTLLRQLRLSIDYALTGSYDGAISLGTKIIKEHEERMFQEAVIKTIGSFASTLPTYQRSEVILFIMSKVPLPSLHHPMETGKTGENRNRLTQIMLLKSLLQVSTGFQCNNMMSALPSNFLDRLLSTALMEDAEIRLFVLEILISFIDRHGNRHKFSTISTLSDISVLKLKVDKCSRQDTVFMKKHSQQLYRHIYLSCKEETNIQKHYEALYGLLALISIELANEEVVVDLIRLVLAVQDVAQVNEENLPVYNRCALYALGAAYLNLISQLTTVPAFCQHIHEVIETRKKEAPYMLPEDVFVERPRLSQNLDGVVIELLFRQSKISEVLGGSGYNSDRLCLPYIPQLTDEDRLSKRKSIGETISLQVEVESRNSPEKEERVPAEEITYETLKKAIVDSVAVEEQERERRRQVVEKFQKAPFEEIAAHCGARASLLQSKLNQIFEITIRPPPSPSGTITAAYGQPQNHSIPVYEMKFPDLKEGSST